A single region of the bacterium genome encodes:
- a CDS encoding helix-turn-helix transcriptional regulator, with translation MARARLRDGPALSHVRGVTTLDMGAIDPASINRNAFSYFNRLKRVERFVQAHYAEDISRKAVAEVAALEEKYFSTFFREKTGVRFRDWLTLVRVSRAMALLRSRNHPISIVASQAGFHSLRTFERSFKRCTGVTPRRYRKHAIAL, from the coding sequence GTGGCGCGAGCCCGGCTCCGCGATGGACCGGCGCTTTCCCATGTCCGTGGCGTCACGACTCTCGACATGGGCGCGATCGACCCGGCTAGCATCAACCGCAACGCGTTTTCCTACTTCAATCGGTTGAAGCGGGTGGAGCGGTTCGTTCAAGCGCACTACGCCGAAGACATCTCGCGCAAGGCGGTCGCCGAGGTCGCGGCGCTCGAGGAGAAGTACTTTTCCACCTTCTTCCGGGAGAAGACCGGCGTCCGATTCCGAGACTGGCTGACGCTGGTGCGGGTGAGTCGGGCCATGGCCCTGCTGAGAAGTCGCAATCACCCGATCTCGATCGTCGCTTCTCAGGCCGGCTTCCACAGCCTGCGGACCTTCGAACGGTCCTTCAAGAGATGCACCGGGGTAACGCCGCGCCGCTACCGAAAGCACGCGATCGCACTGTGA